The following coding sequences are from one Granulicella sp. L56 window:
- the aroB gene encoding 3-dehydroquinate synthase, with protein MPVISLKTPSAAYDITIASSLLRTLAPRLNKLAKGRRFIITSPEIWGLWHKQVLASFKETPTVLFLPSGEAHKRLASVESLAQQLATAGADRDSLLIAFGGGVIGDVTGFLAAIYMRGIPYVQIPTTLLAQVDSSIGGKTGVNLVAGKNLVGSFNHPLAVLADTDILATLPPEQLRAGLQESVKAGIIRDPKLFKYMEQNADAIRKGDAKALTHVVTASVRVKADVVANDERESGLRMILNYGHTIGHAIEAATSYKQLLHGEAVGWGSITATHLGLSRKLITQAQSDRIIALILRYGPLSPFKATAAKLVALTSSDKKNRSGTLSFILSTGIGTVQIVRDVTQPELLAATESMLALMRQHTAAPKPAAARKRKR; from the coding sequence GTGCCCGTCATCTCACTCAAGACGCCCTCCGCCGCTTACGACATCACCATCGCCTCCAGCCTGCTGCGCACCCTCGCACCGCGCCTCAACAAGCTCGCAAAGGGACGCCGCTTCATCATCACCTCGCCCGAGATCTGGGGCCTCTGGCACAAACAAGTCCTGGCTTCGTTCAAAGAAACACCCACCGTCCTCTTCCTCCCATCAGGCGAAGCACACAAGCGTCTCGCCAGCGTCGAGTCCCTCGCGCAGCAGCTCGCCACCGCCGGGGCCGACCGCGACTCGCTCCTCATCGCCTTCGGCGGCGGTGTCATCGGCGACGTCACCGGATTCCTCGCCGCCATCTATATGCGCGGCATCCCCTACGTGCAAATCCCGACAACATTACTCGCACAGGTCGACTCCTCCATCGGCGGCAAGACCGGAGTCAACCTCGTCGCCGGAAAAAATCTCGTCGGCAGCTTCAACCATCCCCTCGCCGTCTTAGCTGACACCGATATCCTCGCCACCCTCCCGCCCGAGCAGCTCCGCGCCGGGCTGCAGGAGTCCGTCAAAGCCGGAATCATCCGCGATCCCAAACTCTTCAAATACATGGAACAGAACGCCGACGCCATCCGCAAGGGAGACGCCAAGGCGCTCACCCACGTCGTTACCGCCAGCGTCCGCGTCAAGGCCGACGTCGTCGCCAACGACGAGCGCGAATCCGGCCTGCGCATGATCCTCAACTACGGCCACACTATCGGCCACGCCATCGAGGCCGCCACCAGCTACAAGCAGCTCCTCCACGGCGAAGCCGTCGGCTGGGGCTCCATCACCGCCACCCACCTCGGCTTGTCGCGCAAACTCATCACGCAGGCGCAGTCCGATCGCATCATCGCGCTCATCCTCCGCTATGGCCCGCTGTCGCCCTTCAAAGCCACAGCCGCAAAATTAGTAGCCCTCACCTCCAGCGACAAAAAGAACCGCAGCGGCACCCTCTCCTTCATTCTTTCCACCGGCATCGGCACCGTACAGATCGTCCGCGACGTCACCCAGCCTGAGCTCCTCGCCGCCACAGAATCCATGCTTGCCCTGATGCGCCAACATACCGCAGCACCCAAGCCCGCTGCGGCACGAAAGCGCAAGCGGTAA
- the ubiE gene encoding bifunctional demethylmenaquinone methyltransferase/2-methoxy-6-polyprenyl-1,4-benzoquinol methylase UbiE: MSAQQNIPEHTTGARPTGTTTDQDAAANVQQMFDTIAPKYDLLNHVLSVGIDRWWWSRAARTFRPILQRPESVALDLCCGTGDMTLALLKHRPNQQPVTKNQQLIAPLLAVDFSHQMLSRGAEKFAPHNIIPIEADALHLPIADNSIDLVTSAFGFRNLSNYEAGLAELHRILRPGGQIGILDFNQPTGLTGAFYNVYFKQILPRFGGLISGDPAAYTYLPDSVGRFPSPSRMIELIQQAGFTDTTWTSYTFGTAGLYRATKP; encoded by the coding sequence ATGTCAGCACAGCAAAACATACCGGAACACACCACCGGAGCCCGCCCCACCGGCACCACCACCGATCAGGACGCCGCCGCGAACGTCCAGCAGATGTTCGACACCATCGCGCCGAAGTACGATCTGCTCAACCACGTCCTCTCGGTCGGCATCGACCGCTGGTGGTGGTCGCGTGCCGCCCGCACCTTCCGTCCCATCCTCCAGCGCCCCGAGTCCGTCGCCCTTGACCTCTGCTGCGGCACCGGCGACATGACCCTCGCCTTACTCAAGCATCGCCCTAACCAACAACCAGTAACCAAGAACCAGCAACTAATAGCCCCCCTTCTCGCCGTAGACTTCTCCCACCAGATGCTCTCCCGTGGAGCCGAGAAGTTCGCCCCGCACAACATCATCCCCATCGAAGCCGACGCCCTGCATCTCCCCATCGCCGACAACTCCATCGACCTCGTCACCTCGGCCTTCGGCTTCCGCAACCTGAGCAACTACGAGGCTGGCCTCGCAGAGCTCCACCGCATCCTCCGCCCCGGTGGCCAGATCGGCATCCTCGACTTCAACCAGCCCACCGGCCTCACCGGAGCGTTCTACAACGTTTACTTCAAACAGATTCTGCCCCGCTTCGGCGGGCTCATCTCGGGAGACCCGGCGGCCTACACCTATCTCCCCGACTCCGTGGGTCGCTTCCCCAGCCCATCGCGCATGATCGAGCTGATCCAGCAGGCGGGCTTCACCGATACCACCTGGACCAGCTACACCTTCGGCACCGCTGGCCTCTACCGCGCCACCAAACCCTGA